From Pyrenophora tritici-repentis strain M4 chromosome 1, whole genome shotgun sequence, the proteins below share one genomic window:
- a CDS encoding mitochondrial mRNA processing protein PET127, with translation MAYQTPHSHSHPPRPSPFDAGSSAVAGFVMAQSCAAKAEENKDGDEAVQGEAEEDEGSVQQSLKDAMLANKRALKRIKQQEREALDISTLYPDHLKFEPVQVEKPPVAMLSYGLDRVLFNPGVYRLQDPRSRVYNFDPYLEKIMPANEFDFEALSEYKTSSKDEDLLALNKRIGTKFTGSTSSMSSALQHFHYLLSNFRKLNHNMLSRQFPDPSPRFSKTTLGPSAVFLRLKDGVYAIDADKSFDTPNIMSWLGHSLEKLLTTERTEFERFRRSSPDKAPVEENAGRCYHYSRQGNMMMRSQLDAVDPRLPGTGVFDLKTRAVVSIRMNHKDYEEGSGYQLRHALGEWESFEREFYDMTRSTMLKYSLQVRMGRMDGIFLAYHNIARIFGFQYLSLSDMDAVLHGQHDTCLGDQEFKLSLGLLDEILTKATTRFPDTSLRLHFEAREAKTSFMYIFVEPVTEEQADEIQEAGEAAQQEFARSVIGLENDNPATQASWQEVQDGVDEEIDSDQNNIPGLESETEVPVQEEKPLTNVEDATADDAEETATSAEGLADPVVASSEPLLGWTLTVRSVVNGGYVERPENFREEDEWKIEYHMKEIPETRCRPLYNALKERRRQLVGLRDEEADKSLQHYRDMIRRFSERGRVWRAEQDKLDEGKVPLLFRPLGPGSGVAQPYDEVINEVEGLEEEEESAQDEVAGQDGESAEELTHEEESALEEGSKEGEPYSEETQPNESLSKEKKEQVLEGMPSAPS, from the exons ATGGCATATCAAACGCCACACTCGCATTCGCACCCGCCACGCCCCAGTCCTTTCGATGCTGGCTCGTCAGCTGTCGCAGGCTTCGTCATGGCACAGAGCTG CGCAGCCAAGGCGGAGGAGAACAAAGACGGCGATGAGGCTGTACAAGGCGAGGCAGAGGAAGATGAGGGCTCGGTTCAACAGTCATTGAAAGATGCAATGCTTGCCAACAAGAGGGCACTGAAGAGGATCAAGCAGCAGGAGCGAGAGGCGCTCGATATAAGCACTCTGTATCCAGACCATCTCAAATTCGAGCCTGTACAAGTTGAAAAGCCGCCGGTGGCCATGTTGTCGTACGGTCTTGACCGCGTGCTGTTCAACCCCGGTGTATACCGTCTGCAAGATCCACGCTCACGAGTCTACAACTTCGACCCGTATTTAGAGAAAATCATGCCGGCCAACGAGTTCGACTTTGAAGCCCTCAGCGAATACAAGACGTCGTCCAAAGACGAAGACTTGCTTGCCTTGAACAAGCGCATCGGCACAAAATTCACAGGCTCCACGTCGAGCATGTCAAGTGCGTTGCAACACTTTCATTACTTGCTCTCAAACTTCCGCAAACTCAACCACAACATGCTCTCTCGCCAGTTCCCGGACCCTTCGCCCAGGTTCTCAAAAACCACTCTCGGCCCCAGCGCCGTCTTCTTGCGACTCAAGGATGGCGTCTACGCAATAGATGCTGACAAGTCTTTTGACACGCCCAACATCATGAGTTGGCTTGGACACTCGCTGGAGAAGCTCCTGACGACAGAACGCACCGAATTCGAGCGCTTCCGCAGATCGAGCCCCGATAAGGCACCCGTCGAAGAAAATGCTGGACGTTGCTATCATTATTCAAGACAGGGCAACATGATGATGCGCTCGCAGTTGGACGCGGTTGATCCACGACTTCCCGGGACCGGAGTCTTCGATTTGAAAACAAGAGCCGTTGTCTCGATCCGTATGAATCACAAGGATTACGAAGAAGGCTCTGGCTACCAACTACGCCACGCCCTAGGCGAGTGGGAGTCATTCGAGCGCGAATTCTACGACATGACGCGCTCGACTATGCTAAAGTATTCGCTTCAGGTTCGTATGGGTCGAATGGACGGCATCTTCCTTGCCTATCACAACATTGCACGCATTTTCGGGTTTCAATATTTGAGTCTATCCGACATGGATGCCGTTCTCCATGGCCAGCACGACACATGCTTGGGTGACCAGGAGTTCAAACTCTCTCTCGGTCTGCTCGACGAAATCCTCACCAAGGCTACTACTAGGTTCCCGGATACT TCCCTACGCCTGCACTTTGAGGCGCGTGAGGCTAAAACCAGCTTCATGTACATCTTCGTTGAGCCCGTCACGGAAGAGCAAGCAGACGAGATTCAGGAAGCAGGGGAGGCTGCCCAGCAAGAATTTGCAAGGAGCGTGATCGGTCTGGAGAATGATAACCCTGCAACACAAGCCAGTTGGCAGGAAGTTCAGGATGGCGTCGATGAGGAAATCGATTCAGACCAAAACAATATCCCGGGACTGGAGAGCGAGACCGAGGTCCCAGTGCAAGAAGAAAAGCCTCTGACCAATGTAGAAGACGCCACCGCAGATGATGCGGAAGAGACGGCGACCAGCGCGGAGGGTCTAGCGGATCCTGTTGTGGCCTCCAGCGAGCCGTTATTGGGATGGACATTGACTGTCCGCAGTGTGGTCAATGGAGGGTACGTAGAGAGGCCAGAGAATTTcagagaagaagatgagTGGAAGATTGAGTACCACATGAAGGAGATACCGGAGACGAGATGCCGGCCGTTGTATAACGCGCTAAAGGAGCGGCGGCGTCAGCTTGTTGGGCTAAGAGACGAAGAGGCAGACAAGAGTCTCCAACATTATCGCGATATGATCAGGCGCTTCAGTGAACGCGGGCGGGTATGGAGGGCGGAGCAAGACAAACTTGACGAAGGCAAGGTCCCACTGCTGTTCCGACCGCTTGGACCCGGCTCGGGTGTTGCTCAGCCATATGATGAGGTTATTAACGAGGTAGAGggtttggaggaggaggaggaatCAGCTCAGGATGAAGTGGCCGGCCAAGATGGGGAGTCAGCAGAAGAGCTCACTCACGAGGAAGAGTCGGCTCTGGAAGAAGGCTCTAAAGAGGGAGAGCCCTATAGTGAAGAGACGCAACCCAATGAGTCGCTcagcaaagaaaagaaagagCAAGTTCTAGAAGGTATGCCGTCGGCTCCGTCATGA
- a CDS encoding GroL, Chaperonin GroEL (HSP60 family), protein MQRAFASRARTSVLNSSSKLRSTSYNLQQQRFAHKELKFGVEARASLLKGVDTLAKAVSTTLGPKGRNVLIESSYGSPKITKDGVTVAKAITLQDKFENLGARLLQDVASKTNEAAGDGTTTATVLARAIFSETVKNVAAGCNPMDLRRGTQAAVEAVVEYLRANKRDITTSEEIAQVATISANGDTHIGKLLSNAMEKVGKEGVITVKEGKTTEDELEVTEGMKFDRGYISPYFITDTKTAKVEFEKPLILLSEKKISAVQDIVPALEASQQLRRPLVIIAEDIDGEALAVCILNKLRGQLQVAAVKAPGFGDNRKSILGDLAVLTNGTVFSDDLDIKLEKATPDMLGSTGSITITKEDTVILNGEGSKDQVSQRCEQIRGVINDPTTSEYEKEKLQERLAKLSGGVAVIKVGGSSEVEVGEKKDRIVDALNATRAAVEEGILPGGGTGLLKASANALGSVKAANFDQQLGITIVKNAITHPARKIVENAGAEGSVIVGKLIDEYKSDFNKGFNSAKGEYVDMIAAGILDPFKVVRTALVDASGVASLLGTTEVAIVEAPEEKGPPGGMPGGMGGMGGMGGMGF, encoded by the exons ATGCAAAGAGCTTTCGCATCGCGGGCGCGGACTTCGGTCCTCAACTCAAGCTCTAAGCTGAGGTCGACTAGCTACAACCTTCAGCAGCAGAGGTTTGCGCACAAG GAACTGAAGTTTGGCGTTGAGGCAAGAGCGTCCCTGCTGAAGGGTGTCGACACACTCGCAAAGGCTGTATCAACAACACTGGGCCCCAAGGGTCGCAATGTATTGATTGAGTCGAGTTATGGATCCCCCAAGATTACCAAGG ACGGTGTAACAGTCGCAAAGGCCATCACTCTCCAAGACAAGTTCGAGAACCTCGGTGCCCGCCTCCTTCAGGATGTCGCCTCCAAGACCAACGAGGCTGCTGGTGATGGTACCACAACTGCTACTGTCCTCGCCCGCGCCATCTTCTCCGAGACCGTTAAGAACGTTGCCGCTGGTTGCAACCCCATGGACCTGAGGCGGGGTACCCAGGCCGCCGTAGAGGCGGTTGTTGAATACCTGAGGGCAAACAAGAGGGACATCACCACCAGCGAAGAGATTGCCCAGGTCGCCACCATCTCTGCCAACGGTGACACACACATTGGCAAGCTTCTGTCCAACGCCATGGAGAAGGTTGGAAAGGAGGGTGTCATCACTGTTAAGGAGGGCAAGACGACCGAGGACGAACTCGAGGTCACTGAAGGCATGAAGTTCGACCGTGGTTACATCTCCCCCTACTTCATCACCGACACCAAGACCGCCAAGGTAGAGTTTGAGAAGCCTCTCATCCTGCTCTCCGAGAAGAAGATCTCCGCTGTCCAGGACATTGTCCCGGCTCTTGAGGCCTCCCAGCAGCTCCGCCGCCCCCTTGTCATCATTGCCGAGGACATTGACGGTGAGGCGCTTGCCGTCTGCATTCTCAACAAGCTCCGTGGCCAGCTCCAGGTTGCCGCTGTCAAGGCACCCGGCTTCGGTGACAACCGCAAGTCTATCCTCGGTGATCTCGCTGTTCTGACCAACGGTACCGTCTTCAGCGATGATCTTGATATTAAGCTTGAGAAGGCCACTCCCGACATGCTCGGCTCCACCGGAtccatcaccatcaccaaGGAGGACACCGTTATCCTCAACGGCGAGGGTAGCAAGGACCAGGTCTCCCAGCGTTGCGAGCAGATCCGCGGCGTCATCAACGACCCAACCACGTccgagtacgagaaggaGAAGCTTCAGGAACGTCTTGCCAAACTCTCTGGTGGTGTTGCCGTCATCAAGGTCGGTGGCTCATCTGAGGTCGAGGTTGGCGAGAAGAAGGACCGCATCGTCGATGCTCTGAACGCCACCCGTGCTGCCGTCGAGGAGGGTATCCTGCCCGGTGGTGGTACTGGTCTGCTTAAGGCTTCGGCCAACGCTCTTGGATCTGTCAAGGCGGCCAACTTTGACCAGCAGCTTGGTATCACCATTGTCAAGAACGCCATCACCCACCCCGCTCGCAAGATCGTTGAGAATGCCGGTGCGGAGGGATCCGTCATCGTCGGCAAGCTCATTGACGAGTACAAGAGCGACTTCAACAAGGGTTTCAACAGCGCAAAGGGCGAATACGTCGATATGATCGCTGCCGGTATCCTTGACCCCTTCAAGGTTGTCCGCACTGCTCTTGTTGATGCTAGTGGTGTTGCGTCGCTTCTCGGTACCACCGAGGTGGCGATTGTTGAGGCACCCGAGGAGAAGGGTCCTCCAGGCGGCATGCCTGGCGGTATGGGTGGTATGGGAGGCATGGGCGGCATGGGCTTCTAA
- a CDS encoding Blt1 domain containing protein has translation MSELSFCKSFLSALDARPAKLSSDHIADARQYPAQGAYTLPRLQHPPHPQRPNPKTSTDNGSTSTSSQTISITLKPMKPSTPTIPLSSIDPAKTSVYDIKQQFATQASLSAAKIKILYKKKPVTDSKTLLEVIGSDAGSEVEFGVMVMAGAALGGAASPAAGSTPVASPPAVAPPTESEKGLASAGETIAGTASGTAGSGAESGKDIVATDEFWGDLKAFMLQRIKDAEEGERLVGVFKEAWQQNK, from the exons ATGTCCGAACTCTCCTTTTGCAAATCGTTCCTCAGCGCACTCGATGCGCGCCCAGCAAAGCTATCGTCGGACCACATCGCAGATGCTCGACAATATCCCGCTCAAGGCGCT TACACGCTCCCCCGCCTCCAACACCCACCCCACCCTCAGCGCCCCAACCCAAAGACATCGACGGATAACGGTTCAACATCCACGTCCTCGCAAACCATCTCTATAACCCTTAAGCCCATGAAACCATCCACCCCAACCATCCCGCTGTCCTCCATCGACCCGGCAAAGACGTCCGTCTACGACATCAAGCAGCAGTTTGCGACACAAGCCTCATTATCAGCGGCCAAGATTAAGATTCTGTACAAGAAGAAACCAGTCACAGACTCCAAGACACTATTGGAAGTAATTGGGTCTGATGCGGGTAGTGAGGTCGAGTTTGGCGTCATGGTCATGGCTGGTGCCGCTCTTGGAGGGGCTGCGAGTCCGGCGGCAGGAAGCACACCAGTCGCAAGTCCGCCTGCTGTTGCGCCACCAACGGAGAGTGAAAAGGGGCTTGCGAGTGCTGGGGAAACGATTGCGGGGACGGCTAGTGGGACTGCAGGCTCAGGGGCTGAGAGTGGCAAGGACATTGTTGCTACAGACGAATTCTGGGGCGACTTGAAAGCATTCATGCTCCAGAGGATAAAGGATGCAGAAGAGGGGGAGAGACTCGTCGGTGTCTTCAAAGAGGCATGGCAGCAAAACAAGTGA
- a CDS encoding TT-ORF1 domain containing protein, producing MATVLQTTGEMIHNAGHHIHHHSKNVGNQLEDTTNRVFPPKQREQMMEKGRVYAQKNPKTAAFLTTQAVLVGLPLVLFVAFAIATLLVSLTTCLFLGLLVSCATTFLVVGFSLIFVVPTIILASCSAAFIFIWGLVGYVVLRRLNEGEAPAKPGTRVGDTLQSLTGGRSAYWLGDEASAQGSGNRGKVDHGSSLQGGTAGTGDIQSRVAKHNGDGGPVNGVNQTHGAIEWGTKWDGVKSEPMVLETDNVFEVLKAEAPVS from the exons ATGGCTACCGTTCTCCAGACCACTGGAGAAATGATTCACAATGCCGGCCATCATATCCACCATCATAGCAAGAACGTTGGAAATCAACTCGAAGACACTACCAACCGAGTCTTTCCGCCCAAGCAGCGTGAACAGATGATGGAGAAAGGCCGTGTTTACGCTCAGAAGAACCCGAAGACAGCC GCCTTTCTCACAACCCAGGCCGTACTGGTCGGCCTCCCACTTGTCCTCTTCGTCGCCTTTGCAATCGCCACGCTGCTCGTCTCCTTGACAACCTGCCTGTTTCTTGGCCTCCTCGTCTCCTGCGCCACTACCTTCCTGGTCGTCGGCTTCTCGCTCATCTTCGTCGTCCCGACCATCATCCTGGCCAGTTGCTCGGCAGCCTTCATCTTCATCTGGGGACTCGTAGGCTACGTCGTCCTACGCAGACTCAATGAGGGTGAGGCGCCAGCTAAGCCTGGCACACGTGTTGGCGATACTCTACAGTCACTGACTGGCGGTAGATCGGCATATTGGCTCGGCGATGAAGCATCTGCGCAAGGCAGCGGCAACAGAGGCAAGGTGGATCACGGATCATCTTTACAAGGGGGCACTGCAGGTACTGGGGACATCCAGTCTCGTGTTGCAAAACACAATGGAGACGGCGGGCCTGTCAACGGAGTAAATCAGACGCATGGTGCGATTGAGTGGGGGACAAAGTGGGACGGAGTCAAGAGTGAGCCAATGGTCTTGGAGACAGACAACGTGTTCGAGGTCTTGAAGGCG GAGGCTCCGGTATCCTAG
- a CDS encoding DER1 domain containing protein, translating to MDVFWTLPPVSRTITALAVALSAAGYGGITSLYHYIFASDYVFTTRMFPQLWRIFTAFLITKPKFAILLDPYLLYQYGSSIERESSRFSQPGDFFVYTLFVGSVIAATAGGILNAYTFLPALSLAYAYTFAQDNPTRSVSFFIVTFESKYLPFAMLFMTFVIDGPEAAATQLTGLVAAHLYDFLTRIWPTFGGGTNYIRTPDMVKRWFAARPGSVQSRGFGHVVEGRGRAAGAPGSNMPSTGRTTGASTTWGGMGPGRRLGD from the exons ATGGATGTTTTCTGGACGCTCCCGCCGGTCTCTAG AACCATAACAGCTCTAGCTGTCGCCTTGTCGGCTGCGGGCTATGGAGGCATCACCAGCCTCTACCACTACATCTTTGCGAGCGACTATGTTTTCACCACGAGGATGTTCCCCCAGCTCTGGCGCATCTTCACTGCGTTTCTAATTACGAAACCAAAGTTCGCTATCCTGCTTGATCCATACTTGCTCTACCAGTACGGCAGCTCCATCGAGCGCGAGTCGAGCCGCTTCTCGCAGCCTGGCGACTTCTTCGTGTACACCCTGTTCGTTGGCAGCGTAATAGCT GCAACAGCTGGAGGCATTCTAAACGCATACACGTTCCTCCCCGCCCTCTCCCTCGCATACGCGTACACGTTCGCCCAGGACAACCCCACACGCTCTGTATCCTTCTTCATCGTCACATTTGAGTCCAAATACCTGCCCTTCGCCATGCTCTTCATGACGTTTGTTATCGATGGTCCGGAGGCAGCTGCTACACAACTTACCGGTCTTGTCGCCGCGCATTTGTACGACTTCTTGACCAGGATCTGGCCTACCTTTGGCGGCGGAACAAACTACATTCGTACACCAGACATGGTCAAGCGTTGGTTTGCTGCCAGGCCAGGAAGCGTACAGAGTAGAGGGTTCGGCCACGTTGTTGAGGGGCGTGGAAGAGCGGCTGGTGCGCCTGGAAGTAACATGCCGAGTACGGGCAGGACCACGGGCGCAAGCACGACTTGGGGTGGAATGGGACCTGGTCGTCGGCTTGGAGATTAG
- a CDS encoding DNA-directed RNA polymerase I a polypeptide has product MSEKKRKRGEKNGERPKKKATSATEGKFLVELVENNEDLGPLLAVTPGVKLPSNISFKPYKRTKVEPSGTTTELLLHSSDHPRLDYTAQEEKDGSSESYLQDYIGIFDPATKKLQIVPVKRVVVRATLRSEIAEMQEEQARLDTQTSTIAEKRAALAAEFGSKKSRKALEDRTLNAIKSGPGAEAVAANILNQMASATEGMPTRDELTEAINSAKPRPTPNLAAEYPGDVYPIDTVVGSELMTILEVKDWVEASDAKQAINVTSKYVAKRIVKFAKNKQIQKLKVLRFILLCINFNAALFGGGGSRPKKIPVKGKLEKAMGEDTSAGCIMAIRRKFAPEGGEMPRWNVDYLMTHIAAAALIVDDFAVDVNDLRDDLKLENKEIKQYFMELGCKVSAPTQADLANLKVANAAKANHHIAKLQLPLSFPKVGGPRAKKRSG; this is encoded by the exons ATGAGTGAAAAGAAACGAAAGAGAGGCGAGAAGAATGGAGAGCGgccgaagaagaaggcgaCGAGTGCGACAGAGGGAAAATTCCTGGTCGAGCTGGTAGAGAACAACGAAGATCTGGGTCCGTTGCTAG CTGTTACACCTGGTGTCAAACTTCCGTCCAACATATCCTTCAAGCCATACAAGCGTACCAAGGTCGAACCCTCAGGCACAACCACCGAGCTGCTGCTCCACTCATCTGATCACCCTAGACTCGACTATACCGCACAAGAGGAGAAGGATGGAAGCTCAGAGAGTTACCTCCAAGACTACATTGGCATCTTCGACCCAGCGACCAAAAAGTTGCAAATTGTCCCTGTAAAGAGAGTCGTGGTACGAGCCACACTGCGCAGCGAGATAGCTGAGATGCAGGAGGAGCAAGCACGCTTGGATACGCAGACGAGCACCATCGCAGAGAAGAGGGCAGCGCTCGCAGCAGAGTTTGGATCGAAAAAGTCAAGGAAAGCGTTGGAAGATCGTACCTTGAATGCCATTAAGAGCGGGCCTGGCGCCGAAGCCGTTGCTGCGAACATACTGAACCAAATGGCATCTGCAACCGAAGGCATGCCGACCAGAGATGAACTTACAGAAGCTATCAACAGCGCGAAACCTCGACCAACACCCAACCTTGCGGCTGAGTATCCCGGTGACGTTTATCCCATCGACACCGTGGTTGGAAGCGAGCTCATGACCATATTGGAAGTGAAGGACTGGGTAGAAGCATCAGATGCCaagcaagctatcaacgtgACTAGCAAGTATGTTGCGAAGCGGATCGTCAAGTTTGCCAAGAACAAGCAGATACAGAAGCTAAAGGTCCTACGCTTCATACTGCTCTGCATCAACTTTAATGCTGCCTTGTTTGGAGGAGGTGGTTCCCGACCGAAGAAAATACCAGTCAAGGGTAAGCTAGAGAAAGCAATGGGCGAAGATACTTCTGCGGGTTGCATCATGGCCATCCGACGCAAGTTTGCTCCGGAGGG TGGTGAGATGCCTCGATGGAACGTTGACTACCTCATGACACACATTGCCGCCGCAGCGCTCATCGTCGACGACTTCGCGGTCGATGTCAACGACCTGCGAGACGATCTCAAGCTTGAAAACAAAGA GATCAAGCAGTACTTCATGGAACTGGGCTGCAAGGTCTCGGCGCCCACACAGGCCGATCTCGCCAACCTCAAGGTTGCAAACGCCGCGAAAGCGAACCACCATATCGCAAAGCTGCAATTACCGCTGTCATTCCCCAAGGTAGGCGGTCCGCGAGCAAAAAAGAGAAGCGGTTAG